The Plasmodium knowlesi strain H genome assembly, chromosome: 14 genome has a segment encoding these proteins:
- a CDS encoding ATP-dependent RNA helicase DBP6, putative — MLSLVFPPRKHCCSGFTKSFLLSQANLNRSTFTRTSGKRFFFLRRGFKELCARKGGIHIGHTRNASYSSTAGGINEEATFSGRLQDDRRVGAGAPCGEAPPEQIPPSPQINGNPSNVVPLKPKRGENAEPPLCKKENGDDINIEDAEEIDKDAKRSLLEVFKYKKFTDVQKIIYENVIREKKTNDLLVQAKTGTGKTISYLLLAINDIERNKIMSVHTLIIVPTRELANQIYNEAKMLLTFKNNINVLTLIGGIKRREDQINLRRIKPDIVICTVGRLLDHFECTYLFNTLFDNLKMLIIDEADQLLSLGYENDINRILTYLPKKRRNLLFSATLNHNLDDIRQKMCKPDYMFLNCVKDPSKHTNEQLKQYVIFHKAVDTTVILYNLLMEHMRLNQFTYKILVFFPTARATCFYANFFKTQLKISVYEIHRKKEPAQRQITANRFAVESVGILFTSDISSRGINYPDVTLIIQVNCAISREQYIHRVGRTARSNKDGTAILLLNEADELFYQQIKDLNIQILNPNDYLLKNVNVSNYLNSWMSNTQLLYLAYAYYSSLLRFYKTKYATLKLSDDEIIDVVNNALLSTGLVEQPHISSKLAIMLNMQNNTRLKIRKDIDDLLL; from the coding sequence atgctCAGTTTAGTTTTTCCCCCGCGGAAACACTGCTGCAGCGGATTCACAAAATCGTTTTTGCTCAGCCAGGCAAATTTGAATCGTTCCACATTTACCCGCACAAGTGgcaaacgtttttttttcctgagaAGGGGCTTCAAAGAACTATGTGCACGTAAAGGTGGAATCCACATTGGGCATACTAGGAACGCTTCCTACTCGTCGACCGCAGGTGGCATTAACGAGGAGGCCACTTTCAGCGGTAGGTTGCAGGATGATCGCAGAGTAGGTGCAGGAGCGCCCTGTGGAGAGGCGCCCCCCGAGCAGATTCCCCCCTCGCCTcaaataaatggaaacccGTCCAACGTAGTCCCACTAAAACCGAAACGGGGGGAGAATGCAGAACCCCCTCTCtgcaagaaggaaaacggaGACGACATCAACATAGAGGACGCAGAAGAAATTGACAAAGACGCAAAGAGGAGCCTTCTGGAAGTTTTCAAATACAAGAAATTCACAgatgtacaaaaaataatatacgAAAATGttataagagaaaaaaaaacaaatgatcTACTCGTTCAGGCAAAAACAGGGACAGGGAAAACCATCTCCTACCTACTTCTAGCAATAAATGACAtcgaaagaaacaaaattatgAGTGTGCACACACTTATAATAGTGCCCACAAGAGAACTGGCAAATCAAATTTATAACGAAGCAAAGATGTTGTTaacctttaaaaataatattaacGTATTAACCCTAATTGGAGGAATCAAAAGAAGAGAGGATCAAATAAATTTGAGAAGAATTAAACCAGACATAGTTATCTGCACAGTAGGAAGGCTGCTAGATCACTTTGAATGTACATACTTATTTAACACTCTTTTTGATAATTTGAAAATGCTAATAATTGATGAAGCAGACCAGCTACTAAGTTTGGGTTACGAAAATGATATCAACAGAATACTAACCTATTTACcaaagaagaggagaaacTTACTCTTCTCTGCAACGTTAAATCATAATTTAGATGACATAAGACAGAAAATGTGCAAGCCAGACTATATGTTCCTAAACTGTGTAAAAGACCCCTCAAAACATACGAACGAACAGCTAAAGCAGTATGTCATTTTTCACAAAGCAGTTGACACGACTGTTATTCTATACAATTTATTGATGGAACATATGAGATTAAATCAGTTCACGTACAAAATATTAGTGTTCTTTCCCACTGCTAGAGCTACATGCTtttatgcaaatttttttaaaactcaGCTAAAAATTTCCGTTTATGAAattcacagaaaaaaagaacccgCTCAAAGACAAATAACAGCTAACCGATTTGCTGTAGAATCTGTGGGAATATTATTCACCTCAGATATAAGTTCCAGAGGAATTAACTACCCTGATGTAACCCTAATAATTCAAGTAAATTGTGCCATTTCCAGGGAGCAATATATACATCGCGTTGGTAGAACCGCCAGAAGCAACAAAGATGGAACAGCCATTTTACTACTCAATGAAGCAGATGAATTGTTCTATCAACAGATAAAAGATCTAAATATTCAGATATTAAATCCAAATgattatttattaaaaaatgttaacgTATCCAATTATCTGAACAGCTGGATGTCCAATACGCAGCTCCTTTACTTGGCTTATGCGTATTATTCTTCGCTCCTCCGATTTTACAAAACGAAATACGCTACGCTTAAACTATCAGATGATGAAATTATTGACGTCGTTAATAATGCCCTGCTTTCCACTGGGCTGGTTGAGCAACCCCACATTTCGAGCAAGCTAGCTATAATGTtaaatatgcaaaataacACCAGGCTCAAAATTAGGAAAGACATTGACGATTTGCTGCTTTAG
- a CDS encoding DNA-directed RNA polymerase subunit alpha, putative: MMLFLLLVLVFATASQSHFGLILKRKNPAFLPVQTGHSKHRNARGRSSHLRRYYTREEPENRKFRNRNIFKFGSFEDDQISDGDDSNEYEEFDDQDYDNVHEDRLNDDHVINEEAKDDSGLVRFDVFREEGKEKTEDGAQLSGEDNPTANGKKEDELKNELKDEGDKLEGEDSLWMKSRRQVAGQHRYNVYKDEVNKKGDNEIDLQQADKIDRKKGKLPPYIYQGGKAYEGKAENYEPEVYDFHTYNKYFDELCKEKKSTIDSYQLNKSQLDESYFDAKKGGPKTFGFKFKQIQPVKYHQGRAYTYFFMHSHEVELSPIFLNAFRRVAMKHLKGGRVTALRIPNMKHEFYCIVGVRENFFDLAQNLRQITFKNVPENIDMDNYITGKFRIKGPMIVVAGHMQLPKGIEIVNKNQYICSVSAGSYLEMDVKIESIEEYVMPEYGSQSRNRDICKDNFIHFSSSCTPVEYFGFMGQRRGINLDTLGEINIVEMHTDGSITPKSALLKTIDYISENFQYMENALYNNCHTCDDGSVEEEFRNPEFYMDKDRYTDVPWNKYKTTAEELEDTKKWLYRKDVHRQYDIDPESAQSKQEREILWEKKKKFLKEIDKRREQIKKGPSVSEGEYIPSEERHDCLLDWPVDKSERNMNPPRWVIERPLDRSPHIGHEEIYDEGI, encoded by the exons ATGATGCTATTTCTACTGCTAGTCCTGGTCTTCGCTACTGCTAGTCAATCGCATTTCGGCTTAatattgaaaaggaaaaacccGGCGTTTTTGCCTGTACAAACGGGACACTCTAAGC ACAGGAACGCGAGAGGCAGAAGCAGCCACCTTAGACGATATTACACAAGGGAGGAACCAGAAAATAGGAAATTTCGCAATAGGAACATTTTCAAATTCGGCTCATTTGAAGATGATCAGATAAGTGATGGAGACGACTCGAATGAGTACGAAGAATTTGATGATCAAGATTACGACAATGTGCACGAAGATCGGTTAAATGACGACCACGTAATAAATGAAGAGGCAAAGGATGATTCAGGACTTGTTAGGTTCGACGTTTTTCgtgaagaagggaaggaaaagacagAGGATGGTGCGCAGCTGAGTGGGGAAGATAACCCCACtgcaaatggaaagaaggaagatgaaTTGAAAAACGAATTGAAGGATGAAGGAGATAAGTTAGAGGGAGAAGACTCCCTATGGATGAAGTCCAGGAGACAAGTTGCGGGACAGCATAGATATAATGTATACAAGGATGAAGTAAACAAGAAAGGTGATAATGAAATAGATCTACAACAGGCTGATAAAATAGataggaaaaaggggaagttgCCGCCATATATATACCAAGGAGGAAAGGCATACGaaggaaaagcagaaaattatgaaccAGAAGTATACGATTTTCATACgtataataaatatttcgACGAATTatgtaaggagaaaaagtcaACAATAGATTCTTATCAGTTGAACAAAAGTCAGCTGGATGAATCATATTTTGATgccaaaaagggggggcCGAAAACATTCGGttttaaatttaaacaaattcAGCCAGTAAAATATCATCAGGGAAGAGCAtacacttatttttttatgcattcCCATGAAGTAGAACtgtctcccatttttttgaatgCCTTTAGGAGAGTAGCGATGAAACATTTAAAAGGAGGCAGAGTTACGGCCTTGAGAATCCCAAATATGAAACACGAGTTTTATTGTATAGTTGGAGtaagagaaaatttttttgatttaGCTCAGAATTTAAGACAAAtcacttttaaaaatgtgcctGAGAATATAGATATGGATAATTACATCACAGGGAAGTTTCGGATAAAGGGACCCATGATCGTTGTCGCTGGGCATATGCAATTAccaaaaggaatagaaattgTTAACAAAAATCAGTATATCTGTTCCGTGTCCGCTGGAAGTTATCTAGAAATGGatgtaaaaattgaaagtATTGAAGAGTATGTCATGCCAGAATATGGAAGCCAATCACGAAATAGAGACATTTGTAAAgacaattttattcatttcagCAGTAGTTGTACACCTGTGGAATATTTTGGATTTATGGGACAAAGGAGAGGAATCAATTTGGATACCCTTGGTGAAATTAACATTGTCGAAATGCACACAGATGGCTCTATTACCCCCAAAAGTGCCCTATTAAAAACTATTGATTATATATCTGAAAATTTTCAGTACATGGAAAATGCCCTATACAATAATTGCCACACATGTGATGATGGATCTGTGGAGGAAGAATTTAGGAACCCAGAATTTTATATGGACAAGGATAGATATACTGATGTGCCGtggaataaatataaaacaacCGCAGAAGAATTAGAGGATACCAAAAAATGGCTTTACAGAAAGGATGTCCATAGGCAATATGATATAGATCCAGAAAGTGCGCAATCGAAACAGGAAAGAGAAATATTatgggagaagaagaaaaaatttctgaAAGAAATTGATAAAAGACGAGAACAAATTAAGAAAGGACCATCTGTATCAGAGGGGGAATATATTCCATCTGAAGAAAGACATGATTGCTTGCTCGATTGGCCCGTGGACAAATCCGAGAGAAATATGAACCCTCCCAGATGGGTTATTGAACGGCCTCTCGATAGAAGTCCGCATATAGGCCACGAGGAAATTTATGACGAGGGTATTTAG
- a CDS encoding TOM1-like protein, putative, with the protein MDNGGIRKRKDAKENKVNIQGGMNFPTNEGVANNGNWNSGNSISRGKNEHWDLRRNALGLSSNIGSSARRDSSSDNSKSGKKKSLGIFNSSNISAISNNCMKSFNNMLNNINYNINSSVGHGTGGGNHFSDKSGAQGETNFYENQFKNLNLAKGISYLSNIANPQQKFTSDNRNVGGNQSNFNFFRNYENNLAQKRENNTSGTNQYSNSSQGKYANASGANMTKSTNKGTVNSENLESFLNDKEIQNPNYNITGFGNIYISEINNLRNINNDETYCTCLDNLLRNHGNIDSNEMLKYNDKNINCLNDIIFLDVYRAYNVLTYMQEKVNIIIYTIKIIGKKLKKKHVPEEVVISLEFLNFCVKNLGLFFVRFLDEGFMKKISALLKTTTLKKSITKDVKSKLSKFLIVPIIHPGVATDPRLHFIKRKILFMLQLWHDSFILHQHIAVSVFDEYKSLKEKGITFPIINKAEKFYVKNADTSPSFSDDNILHDLPLKLAQINNMMKSLKEIKHMHNDEEKSKCIAIVAKYKDLVLQSINKLSDYKGNINISVTLNSLLYINDQICIFEKWEKERGNGDGSESALKSTKKEERTEEEKEKLKQKGKKKKNKKKETLSQSNINEIIFNKYDPWNTEKKEGKNEAEQEKDIFFNESVGSFASATSANFMSKQATIPFNSKNGAPCNSENVFSFFGDESIEPEVITSPKKDNPVEDKYSVFNELNFSNDSAHHLSNNFQQGLGNLNVTSETTAQKPWNPLPPSVHIAQQMLNSPNKQTTQNNNFDSDKSRNNLLPKGEGQNSNIHSETANSLSPHGYNSPLRRNDTGEAVPIPGKRTPSTHIHILTSEPEEENFKVGVTDDIFNLTQIEISNQSYLSGKSKNRDGACTGDSLPDDANATADNVQNGTVVTSTHISVLPSPNNSQKGENKVNVSKDNAPHFNGINFDNIIDSAEISQNALKKNEQKTIGQSNITKEETVTNENGNEANYDYLFETFDFDPSDNKVAGANVQMNASGVVEEQSNLKKTSECNPPDIGSNRENEKTNIKNVCDTQIGNLYGGTSDMTFDQVKREATSMNTKHNPLSLNTVNKEDLYSHLNHLTPISSESDESLSRDEISSDKHKCNSDSPNNTSNMEEEISKKGFQNDGSVDQCEKEGFEGKHPVNTPISEENVNEKDKKEDTPEEAVSNSDSNDINFDEIDEITKAIDDLNDNFENMNIYKFDN; encoded by the coding sequence ATGGATAACGGAGGAatcaggaaaagaaaagatgcGAAAGAGAACAAAGTAAACATACAGGGTGGGATGAATTTCCCAACAAATGAAGGTGTAGCAAATAACGGCAACTGGAACAGCGGCAATAGTATTTCCAGAGGGAAAAATGAGCACTGGGATTTGAGGAGAAACGCATTGGGGTTGTCCTCAAATATAGGTTCAAGCGCCAGGAGGGACTCATCAAGCGATAACTCAAAGtctgggaaaaagaaatctCTAGGCATATTCAACAGTTCGAACATCAGTGCTATATCGAATAATTGCATGAAATCGTTTAACAATATGTTGAATAATATAAACTATAACATAAACAGCTCTGTAGGTCATGGCACTGGTGGAGGGAATCACTTCAGTGACAAATCAGGAGCCCAAGGAGAGACCAATTTCTACGAAAATCagtttaaaaatttgaaccTTGCCAAAGGAATAAGCTACCTAAGCAATATAGCGAATCCGCAGCAAAAATTTACCTCAGATAATAGAAACGTGGGAGGGAACCAAAGCaattttaactttttccGTAATTATGAAAATAACCTAGcgcagaaaagggaaaacaatACAAGTGGCACAAATCAGTACAGTAACTCGTCGCAGGGGAAGTATGCCAACGCTAGCGGGGCAAATATGACGAAGTCAACAAATAAAGGAACAGTTAATAGCGAAAATTTAGAAAGCTTTTTAAATGACAAAGAAATTCAGAACCCTAATTATAACATCACAGGATTTGGAAATATCTACATaagtgaaataaataatttaagaaatataaataacGATGAGACATATTGTACCTGTCTTGATAACCTGCTACGAAATCATGGAAATATCGATTCCAACGAAATGCTAAAatataatgataaaaatatcaacTGCTTAAATGACATAATATTCCTAGATGTGTATAGAGCATATAACGTTTTAACGTATATGCAAGAAAAGGTCAACATAATAATTTACACTATAAAAATTATcggaaagaaattaaaaaaaaaacatgtccCCGAGGAAGTAGTGATTTCTTTAGAGTTCCTAAATTTCTGTGTCAAAAACTtaggccttttttttgttcgttttctGGATGAAggttttatgaaaaaaataagtgctCTCCTAAAAACAACAACCTTGAAAAAGTCAATTACGAAAGATGTTAAATCCAAACTATCAAAATTTCTCATCGTCCCGATTATCCACCCAGGGGTAGCAACAGATCCAAGGCTCCATTtcataaagagaaaaattctcTTCATGTTACAATTATGGCATGATTCTTTTATTCTCCATCAGCATATAGCTGTTTCTGTTTTTGATGAATATAAAtccttgaaggaaaaaggaattaccTTCCCCATTATTAATAAGGCTGAGAAATTTTACGTGAAAAATGCAGACACCTCTCCATCCTTCTCAGACGATAATATACTCCATGATTTACCTCTAAAATTAGCACAAATTAATAATATGATGAAAagtttaaaagaaattaaacaCATGCATAATGATGAGGAAAAATCCAAATGCATTGCCATCGTGGCCAAGTACAAAGATCTCGTCCTCCAAAGTATTAACAAATTGTCAGACTACAAAGGCAACATCAACATCTCCGTCACGCTAAATTCGCTTCTGTACATTAATGACCAGATTtgcatttttgaaaaatgggaaaaggagCGGGGAAATGGAGACGGAAGCGAAAGTGCTCTTAAATCCACCAAGAAGGAAGAGCGaacggaagaagaaaaggaaaaactcaagcaaaagggaaaaaaaaagaaaaacaaaaagaaggaaacccTCAGCCAATCGAATATTaacgaaattatttttaacaaatacGACCCGTGGAACacggaaaagaaggaaggtaaaaatgaaGCCGAACAGGAAAAGGACATCTTCTTCAACGAATCGGTTGGAAGTTTTGCGAGCGCCACTTCTGCCAACTTTATGTCCAAACAGGCAACGATCCCATTTAACAGTAAAAACGGTGCCCCGTGCAACAGTGAAAatgtgttttcattttttggtgATGAATCGATCGAACCGGAGGTGATAACTTCACCTAAGAAGGATAACCCGGTGGAGGACAAATATAGCGTTTTCAACGAACTGAACTTTAGTAATGATTCTGCTCATCATTTAAGTAATAACTTCCAACAGGGCCTGGGTAACCTTAACGTCACTTCCGAAACCACAGCGCAAAAACCATGGAATCCGCTTCCTCCCTCCGTGCATATCGCACAACAAATGCTTAACTCACCGAATAAGCAAACAACTCAAAATAACAATTTTGATAGTGATAAAAGTAGGAACAATTTATTACCCAAGGGTGAAGGACAAAATTCAAATATCCATTCGGAAACAGCCAATAGTTTATCCCCCCATGGGTACAATTCACCTTTACGCAGAAATGATACAGGAGAAGCAGTTCCCATCCCTGGGAAAAGAACTCCCTCGACCCATATTCATATATTAACAAGTGAACCAGAAGAAGAGAACTTCAAAGTAGGCGTAACAGACGACATTTTCAATTTAACACAAATTGAAATTTCTAACCAGTCTTACTTGAGcgggaaaagtaaaaatcgAGACGGAGCATGTACAGGGGATTCCCTCCCTGATGACGCAAATGCCACCGCTGACAATGTACAAAATGGTACTGTAGTAACAAGTACTCACATAAGCGTTCTTCCTAGTCCAAATAATTcacagaaaggggaaaataaagtCAACGTGTCCAAGGATAACGCACCCCATTTTAATGGGATCAACTTTGATAATATAATTGATTCTGCAGAAATTAGCCAAAATGcgttgaagaaaaatgagcAGAAAACTATTGGGCAGAGTAACATTACGAAGGAGGAAACTGTTACCaacgaaaatggaaatgaagCTAACTATGATTATTTATTCGAAACGTTTGATTTTGACCCATCCGACAATAAGGTTGCTGGGGCGAACGTGCAGATGAATGCAAGTGGCGTTGTTGAGGAACAGAgcaacttgaaaaaaacatcagAATGTAACCCCCCCGATATAGGGTCAAACAGagagaatgaaaaaacaaatataaaaaatgtgtgcgaCACGCAAATTGGAAATTTGTATGGAGGAACTTCAGACATGACATTTGACCAAGTTAAGAGGGAAGCCACAAGTATGAATACAAAGCACAACCCATTGAGTCTAAACACTGTGAATAAGGAGGACTTGTACAGCCACCTAAACCACTTGACTCCAATCAGTAGTGAAAGTGATGAATCGCTCAGCCGAGATGAAATTTCATCAGACAAACACAAATGTAATAGTGACAGTCCAAATAATACTTCaaatatggaagaagaaatttcaaaaaagggTTTCCAGAATGATGGGAGCGTTGATCAATgcgagaaagaaggttttgaaGGGAAGCACCCAGTCAATACCCCCATATCTGAGGAAAATGTAAacgaaaaagataaaaaggaagacaccCCCGAGGAGGCGGTAAGCAACTCTGATTCGAATGACATAAATTTTGACGAGATCGACGAAATAACAAAAGCAATAGATGACTTAAACGATAACtttgaaaatatgaacatttATAAATTTGATAATTAA
- a CDS encoding FHA domain-containing protein, putative, which translates to MDGKTVECKQYAVHAKGSGRGRSGSASPSRDTRGRSSQYRCSRSGRSRRSSSQYRRSKGSQCRRSRSSQYRRSRSSQYRCSRSGRSRRPEHRRQKKEMTYHGKRKTRADERERMQKENGGNKREHSSKRLKGKNRSRSRSSTNEEEPAWERKKKLYYEKEKNKMSRESRDPDRRGFSSYDKSKERVKGRHNEYDNRHRRHREDKQRRGNNMDKDQMHSYDHEGRDKSSENVHVKKDQQEDGAEEEEKNKNEPKEEKNFNPSGLLAQEKNYKNGVELKYIESIDAELPDKKWRLYVFLNANTKDPAEILHLHRKSCYLIGKDDLVVDIKLANPTISKQHAVIQFKKHGSEVLPFLLDLKSTNGSYLNNDLIEPNKFYELRQTDILRFGSSAREYVLLHDSSDNPSHA; encoded by the exons ATGGATGGAAAAACTGTAGAGTGTAAGCAGTACGCAGTGCATGCCAAAGGTTCGGGGCGTGGCCGCAGCGGAAGCGCAAGCCCAAGTAGGGACACACGTGGGAGGAGTAGTCAATACAGATGCAGTAGAAGTGGTCGAAGCAGACGCAGTAGTAGTCAATACAGACGCAGTAAAGGTAGTCAATGCAGACGCAGTAGAAGTAGTCAATACAGACGCAGTAGAAGTAGTCAATACAGATGCAGTAGAAGTGGTCGAAGCAGGCGACCTGAACACAGAaggcagaagaaggaaatgacaTATCAcggcaaaaggaaaacgcgTGCCGATGAAAGAGAACGCatgcaaaaggaaaacggtGGAAACAAAAGGGAACACAGTTCCAAAAGgttaaaagggaagaatcgTAGTAGAAGCAGATCAAGcacaaatgaggaagaaccagcatgggaaagaaaaaaaaaattatattacgaaaaagaaaaaaataaaatgtccAGAGAAAGCAGGGACCCTGATCGTAGGGGGTTCTCCAGTTATGacaagagtaaagaaagggtCAAGGGAAGGCATAACGAATATGATAATCGGCACAGGCGTCACAGAGAAGATAAACAGAGAAGAGGGAACAACATGGATAAGGACCAAATGCATAGTTACGACCATGAAGGGAGGGATAAAAGTTCAGAAAATGtccatgtaaaaaaagacCAACAGGAAGATGGtgcagaagaggaagaaaaaaataaaaatgagcctaaggaagagaagaactTCAACCCTTCTGGGTTACTTGCACAGGAAAAGAACTACAAAAATGGAGTAGAGTTGAAGTATATCGAAAGTATAGACGCCGAGCTTCCCGATAAGAAGTGGAGACTGTACGTGTTCCTTAATGCGAACACGAAAGATCCTGCTG AAATACTCCACTTACACCGTAAATCATGCTACCTAATTGGAAAGGACGATTTGGTGGTAGACATAAAGTTGGCAAACCCCACCATATCGAAGCAACACGCAGTAATACAGTTTAAAAAGCATGGAAGCGAAGTTCTGCCTTTTCTTCTTGACCTGAAAAGTACCAATGGGTCATATTTGAATAACGACCTAATCGAGCCCAACAAGTTCTACGAATTGAG ACAAACTGACATACTACGGTTTGGAAGTTCAGCGCGAGAATATGTCCTACTGCACGATTCCTCCGATAACCCTTCGCATGCCTGA
- a CDS encoding tripartite motif protein, putative encodes MNYTDESSEDIHSKGGSSSDGSEEHSVACTEEEDESGKELHAADRKKTYRCASCGRAVEDVLIFSCKHLICLICASEQLQKKYEKCMKACSEEGEKTKRWGNHKISECFLNSKGVASAIDNDKLSELFKKEKLGYITCYICNVKNKLSLDTIELLTKVGLFSHDVLNVHKFFFNSNTSREYANGKISEDHIKKKSVQFNDTLNSDVVKNEDLKKLLVSSSMYRYLEDHTDDMGKYSYICNVCSLNEAVMYCNDCVEYLCKECCNSIHQEDIINKVNFTDKKCHDYYEINKKGIHLKKIVKSPKKFLNIRKEDIEILHDRDGDSSPDKFVDENLRERKFGDNYTKEIYKVYDDDNSDFDNYDENHFYERKKKLIDREDTKKKRMHISKKLNDLVEDMKNASSYDSENSSAKGTTGSVGRTGGEIKGETGSRKYHEKGKRRKNRDKHHAKYRHTPHTTAKNACNAIPCRKKDQKGEDEGEEGICLLSNSTVSHVDLSSSESSMCSVNNSEREISIRDIRKGGHKIDSNVILNDESVNSKNFTTIENIRCSQHYNYPIQYFCHTCCNKCFCSECAINGVHTSECNIENINKAFITVLNNYLIKWNEIINELMNDLNRNFYESLEDIKNDWSLTLSECYYDLNSKIGYITNNLSKKEKEIFEQLDLYMDTFKRENMDYIELLNSKYDEIEKTINIIRDNKFQNNPIEMIKFYRNNINMIDRTILANNDFKPIEDLSKIRQSKIFYMDLYASQIVSYMRYLQAFLKPSGPYLPSA; translated from the exons ATGAATTATACGGACGAATCTAGTGAAGATATACACTCCAAAGGCGGGAGCTCTTCTGACGGGTCAGAGGAGCATAGTGTGGCGTGCacggaagaggaagacgaaTCAGGAAAGGAGTTGCATGCCGCCGACAGGAAAAA AACGTACCGGTGTGCTAGCTGCGGAAGAGCCGTAGAAGATGTCCTGATTTTCTCATGCAAGCATTTAATCTGCCTAATTTGCGCCAGTGAGCAACTGCAGAAAAAGTACGAGAAATGCATGAAGGCATGTTCagaggagggagaaaaaaccAAGAGGTGGGGAAATCACAAGATAAGCGAGTGCTTTTTAAACTCTAAGGGAGTAGCAAGCGCAATAGATAATGACAAACTAAGTGAACTATtcaagaaagaaaaactaGGTTACATCACATGCTATATATGTAATGTAAAGAATAAACTTAGTCTAGACACAATTGAGTTATTGACAAAGGTTGGATTATTTTCCCATGATGTATTGAAtgttcataaatttttttttaattcgaaCACAAGTAGGGAATatgcaaatgggaaaattagTGAAGACCACATTAAGAAAAAGAGCGTACAATTTAACGATACGCTAAACAGCGATGTTGTTAAAAATgaggatttaaaaaagttactAGTGTCCAGCAGCATGTACAGATATTTAGAAGACCATACAGATGATATGGGTAAATATTCGTACATATGTAATGTGTGCTCATTGAACGAAGCAGTGATGTACTGCAATGACTGTGTGGAGTACCTGTGCAAAGAATGTTGCAATAGCATTCATCAGGAGGATATTATAAATAAGGTAAATTTTACGGATAAAAAATGTCATGATTATTATGAAATTAACAAGAAAGGGATACATCTTAAGAAAATTGTAAAGTCgccaaaaaaattcctcaacataaggaaggaagacatTGAAATATTGCACGATAGGGATGGAGATAGTTCACCAGATAAATTCGTAGATGAAAATTTACGCGAAAGAAAATTTGGAGATAATTACACCAAGGAAATTTACAAAGTGTACGATGATGATAACTCCGATTTTGACAACTACGATGAGAACCATTTTTAtgagagaaagaagaagcttATAGATAGGGAAGAcacgaagaaaaagaggatgcACATTTCGAAGAAACTGAATGATTTGGTGGAGGACATGAAAAATGCAAGCAGCTACGACAGTGAGAATTCTTCTGCGAAGGGGACCACGGGATCAGTCGGCCGGACGGGGGGGGAAATCAAAGGTGAAACGGGAAGCAGAAAGTAtcatgaaaaaggaaagcgtCGGAAGAATCGCGATAAGCATCATGCTAAGTATCGTCACACACCTCATACAACAGCGAAAAACGCGTGTAATGCTATACCATGTAGGAAAAAGGATCAGAAGGGGGAAGATgagggagaagaaggaatatgcCTTCTATCGAACAGCACAGTTTCCCACGTAGATCTCAGCTCCAGTGAGAGTTCCATGTGCTCCGTAAACAATTCCGAAAGGGAAATATCCATAAGGGATATAAGAAAGGGAGGACATAAAATTGATAGCAATGTTATCCTAAACGATGAAAGTGTAAATAGTAAGAATTTCACAACGATCGAAAATATCAGATGTAGCCAACATTATAATTATCCTATCCAATATTTCTGCCACACCTGTTGTAACAAATGCTTCTGTTCCGAATGTGCAATAAATGGCGTACACACAAGTGAGTGTAAcattgaaaatataaacaaggCATTCATAACGGTATTAAATAATTACTTAATAAAATGGAACGAAATTATAAATGAGCTAATGAATGATTTAAATAGAAACTTTTATGAATCTTTGGAAGATATTAAGAACGACTGGTCTCTTACCCTAAGCGAATGTTATTATGACTTGAACAGTAAAATAGGATACATCACTAATAACTTGtcaaagaaggagaaagaaattttcGAACAGCTGGATCTCTATATGGATACATTTAAGAGGGAAAACATGGACTATATCGAACTGTTGAACTCTAAATATGATGAAATTGAGAAAACCATTAATATCATTCGGGATAATAAATTTCAAAACAATCCAATCGAgatgataaaattttatagGAACAATATTAATATGATAGATAGAACTATTTTGGCAAATAATGACTTTAAGCCTATTGAAGATTTGTCAAAAATTCGACAgagtaaaattttttacatggATTTGTATGCCTCACAAATTGTCAGTTATATGCGATATTTGCAGGCTTTTTTAAAACCCAGCGGCCCCTATTTACCATCTGCCTAG